Proteins encoded by one window of Xenopus tropicalis strain Nigerian chromosome 6, UCB_Xtro_10.0, whole genome shotgun sequence:
- the zbtb14 gene encoding zinc finger and BTB domain-containing protein 14 yields the protein MDFFISMSETLKYNDDDHKTVFLKTLNEQRLEGEFCDIAIVVEDVKFRAHRCVLAACSTYFKKLFKKLEVDSSSVIEIDFLRSDIFEEVLNYMYTAKIAVKKEDVNLMMSSGQILGIRFLDKLCSQKRDVSSIDENPASPKNKYSYETSLKITRPVGEANDNQDDEVEEIGDQDDSPSDDTVEGTPQSHEEEKSPTSTLRVQEAILKELGSEEVRKVNCYGQEVEAMETTEPKDLGSQTQTLTFNDSISEVKDEQAPAWTTATSDMKFEYLLYGHREQFACQACGKTFTDEARLRKHEKLHTADRPFVCEMCAKAFTTQAHLKEHLKIHTGYKPYSCEVCAKSFIRAPDLKKHERVHSNERPFACHLCDKAFKHKSHLKDHERRHRGEKPFICASCTKAFAKASDLKRHENNMHSEQRKQVTTSAIQSETEQLQAAAMAAEAEQQLESIACS from the exons ATG gaTTTTTTCATAAGTATGTCTGAAACGCTAAAATACAATGATGATGATCATAAAACTGTCTTTTTGAAAACACTAAATGAGCAACGCCTAGAAGGTGAATTTTGTGATATCGCTATTGTTGTCGAAGATGTTAAATTCCGAGCCCACCGATGTGTTCTTGCCGCATGCAGTACTTACTTCAAGAAACTTTTTAAGAAACTGGAAGTTGATAGTTCCTCAGTAATCGAAATTGATTTCCTGCGATCTGATATATTTGAGGAGGTTCTAAACTACATGTACACAGCAAAGATTGCTGTCAAAAAAGAGGATGTAAACCTGATGATGTCCTCAGGCCAGATACTTGGTATTCGTTTTTTAGATAAGCTCTGCTCACAAAAGCGTGATGTTTCTAGCATAGATGAGAATCCAGCCtccccaaaaaataaatacagttatgAAACAAGTTTGAAGATAACTCGTCCAGTTGGTGAAGCTAATGACAACCAAGATGATGAGGTGGAGGAGATTGGAGATCAGGATGATAGTCCATCAGATGATACAGTTGAGGGCACTCCTCAAAGCCATGAAGAGGAGAAGTCTCCTACTTCTACACTGCGTGTCCAGGAGGCAATTCTCAAGGAACTTGGAAGTGAAGAAGTGCGGAAGGTTAATTGTTATGGGCAGGAAGTTGAGGCAATGGAGACAACTGAGCCAAAGGACCTGGGATCACAAACACAAACTCTGACATTTAATGACAGTATTAGTGAAGTCAAAGATGAACAAGCCCCAGCTTGGACCACAGCAACAAGTGACATGAAATTCGAGTATTTGCTGTATGGTCACAGAGAACAGTTTGCATGCCAAGCATGTGGCAAAACATTTACAGATGAAGCTCGTCTAAGAAAACATGAAAAGTTACACACAGCAGATAGACCATTTGTCTGTGAAATGTGTGCCAAAGCATTTACAACCCAGGCACATCTCAAGGAGCATTTAAAAATTCACACAGGCTATAAGCCTTACAGTTGTGAGGTTTGTGCAAAGTCTTTTATTCGTGCTCCAGATCTCAAAAAACATGAACGCGTCCACAGTAATGAGAGACCATTTGCGTGCCATCTTTGTGATAAAGCATTCAAGCATAAATCTCATTTGAAAGACCATGAAAGAAGACACAGGGGTGAGAAACCTTTTATTTGTGCATCATGCACCAAAGCATTTGCCAAGGCTTCAGACCTAAAACGCCATGAAAACAACATGCATAGTGAGCAACGCAAACAAGTCACAACCAGTGCCATACAGAGTGAGACTGAGCAATTGCAGGCAGCAGCTATGGCAGCAGAGGCAGAACAGCAACTTGAAAGTATTGCCTGCAGCTAA
- the akain1 gene encoding A-kinase anchor protein inhibitor 1 isoform X1, whose translation MVYAPGEKPGKESEEVKIQKASKQIVETAILQAVQQVSQEDEKGQNKPSSRAERQLPEGKCNTDNDK comes from the exons ATGGTGTATGCTCCAG GGGAGAAACCTGGGAAAGAATCGGAGGAAGTGAAGATACAGAAAGCCAGCAAGCAGATTGTAGAAACCGCTATCCTTCAAGCAGTACAACAAGTATCTCAGGAAGATGAGAAAGGACAAAATAAGCCAAGCAGCAGAGCAGAGAGACAGCTACCAGAAGGGAAATGCAATACTGATAATGATAAATAA
- the akain1 gene encoding A-kinase anchor protein inhibitor 1 isoform X2: protein MYRREKPGKESEEVKIQKASKQIVETAILQAVQQVSQEDEKGQNKPSSRAERQLPEGKCNTDNDK, encoded by the exons ATGTATAGGA GGGAGAAACCTGGGAAAGAATCGGAGGAAGTGAAGATACAGAAAGCCAGCAAGCAGATTGTAGAAACCGCTATCCTTCAAGCAGTACAACAAGTATCTCAGGAAGATGAGAAAGGACAAAATAAGCCAAGCAGCAGAGCAGAGAGACAGCTACCAGAAGGGAAATGCAATACTGATAATGATAAATAA